A genomic segment from Streptomyces antibioticus encodes:
- a CDS encoding alpha/beta hydrolase, translating into MSTVSFDVTPAHAPGTTWRLGAELFLPAGDPPDTVQLLLPGLTYDRRYWTAPGALDYTRHAVGEGYAVLALDRPGTGDSEHPPADQVTVDSNVDAVHQVVTALREGAPGIPAFRHVVAVGHSLGSGIALIEAARHQDLDALVVTGLLHAVGPLYPEAVPALYPAAADPLLAPTGPPENYLTTLPGRRAALYEHPPGVDPGVSAWHEDTKSTVTAGEGFTLDAIYRPEAAAGVRAPVLLVVGREDRLFGGGEVSTEDAASVVSHERKFYTGTTDLEAYVVPDAAHSLNVHRTAPSWYAAAHEWLARRGPAAAHE; encoded by the coding sequence ATGAGCACCGTCAGCTTCGACGTCACCCCCGCGCACGCCCCCGGCACCACCTGGCGGCTCGGCGCGGAACTCTTCCTCCCGGCCGGTGACCCGCCCGACACGGTGCAGCTCCTGCTGCCGGGGCTCACCTACGACCGCCGCTACTGGACCGCGCCCGGCGCCCTCGACTACACCCGGCACGCCGTCGGCGAGGGCTACGCCGTGCTCGCCCTCGACCGCCCGGGCACCGGCGACAGCGAGCACCCGCCCGCCGACCAGGTCACCGTGGACAGCAACGTCGACGCCGTGCACCAGGTCGTCACCGCCCTGCGCGAGGGCGCACCCGGCATCCCCGCCTTCCGCCATGTCGTCGCCGTCGGCCACTCCCTCGGCTCCGGCATCGCCCTGATCGAGGCCGCCCGCCACCAGGACCTGGACGCCCTCGTCGTCACCGGCCTGCTGCACGCCGTCGGACCGCTGTACCCGGAGGCGGTCCCGGCGCTGTACCCGGCCGCCGCCGACCCGCTCCTCGCCCCCACCGGCCCGCCGGAGAACTACCTCACCACCCTGCCCGGCCGCCGCGCCGCCCTCTACGAGCACCCGCCCGGCGTCGACCCCGGCGTGTCCGCCTGGCACGAGGACACCAAGTCCACCGTCACCGCGGGGGAGGGCTTCACCCTCGACGCCATCTACCGGCCGGAGGCGGCCGCCGGGGTACGGGCGCCGGTGCTGCTCGTGGTCGGCCGGGAGGACCGGCTCTTCGGCGGCGGCGAGGTCTCCACCGAGGACGCCGCGTCCGTCGTCTCCCACGAGCGCAAGTTCTACACCGGCACCACCGACCTGGAGGCGTACGTCGTCCCCGACGCCGCCCACTCCCTCAACGTCCACCGCACCGCCCCGAGCTGGTACGCGGCCGCCCACGAGTGGCTGGCCCGCCGGGGCCCGGCCGCCGCCCATGAGTGA
- a CDS encoding NAD(P)/FAD-dependent oxidoreductase, which produces MTDPGARPPGGSHAVVLGGSLAGLCAAAALAPHVDRVTLVERDRYPDAPRWRRGVPQARHTHNLLGAGQRSLELLLPGLLDDLRDLGMVEVRMPQDMLLLVAGGWVDRFDSRHTVLSGSRDLLDWAVRRRLRELPAVEFREETEAVGLVAGHGDSVRGVLLRDRDSSARTGWGEPYEHEADLVVDATGRGSRAPAWLQNLGHQAPEETVVDAGCAYATCVFEPPPGHTADWKCVLLQSTPEEPRSGILNPIENDRWMVSVAGLGGERPPLDHAGFVDFAKRLRSTVLYDAIRDAKPLGEVYGSGRTENRRRHYERLTRWPDRFLVLGDAVGAFNPAYGQGISVAGMSALVLRRALERAGTRGTGRIPAGLTGPLRKGIARCVDAAWMLSGNADLAYPGAADGPLPLAARLGKRYTDRLLKVATTDRTVATALFDMTHLLAPPQVVLRPRVLASVLRGPRTATPASASPPTAPSPGPAAGARLPEERP; this is translated from the coding sequence ATGACCGACCCCGGTGCCCGCCCGCCCGGCGGCAGCCACGCCGTGGTGCTCGGCGGCAGCCTCGCCGGGCTCTGCGCGGCCGCCGCGCTCGCCCCGCACGTCGACCGCGTCACGCTTGTCGAGCGCGACCGCTACCCCGACGCACCGCGCTGGCGGCGCGGCGTGCCCCAGGCCCGCCACACCCACAACCTGCTCGGCGCCGGACAGCGCTCCCTCGAACTGCTCCTGCCCGGCCTGCTCGACGACCTGCGCGACCTCGGCATGGTCGAGGTCCGGATGCCGCAGGACATGCTGCTCCTGGTGGCGGGCGGCTGGGTGGACCGCTTCGACAGCCGCCACACCGTTCTGTCCGGCTCCCGCGACCTGCTCGACTGGGCCGTCCGCCGACGGCTGCGGGAGCTGCCCGCCGTGGAGTTCCGCGAGGAGACCGAGGCCGTCGGACTCGTCGCGGGACACGGCGACTCGGTCCGCGGCGTCCTGCTGCGCGACCGCGACTCCTCAGCCCGCACGGGCTGGGGCGAGCCCTACGAACACGAGGCCGACCTCGTCGTGGACGCCACCGGACGCGGCTCCCGCGCCCCCGCCTGGCTCCAGAACCTCGGCCACCAGGCCCCCGAGGAGACCGTCGTCGACGCCGGCTGCGCCTACGCCACCTGCGTCTTCGAACCCCCGCCCGGACACACCGCCGACTGGAAGTGCGTCCTGCTCCAGTCCACCCCCGAGGAACCGCGCTCCGGCATCCTCAACCCCATCGAGAACGACCGCTGGATGGTCTCCGTGGCCGGCCTCGGCGGCGAACGCCCGCCCCTCGACCACGCCGGCTTCGTCGACTTCGCCAAACGCCTGCGCAGCACGGTCCTCTACGACGCGATCCGCGACGCCAAACCCCTCGGCGAGGTCTACGGCTCGGGCCGCACCGAGAACCGCCGGCGCCACTACGAGCGGCTGACGCGCTGGCCCGACCGGTTCCTCGTCCTCGGCGACGCCGTCGGCGCCTTCAACCCCGCCTACGGACAGGGCATCTCCGTCGCCGGGATGAGCGCCCTCGTGCTGCGCCGCGCCCTGGAGCGAGCGGGCACCCGAGGCACCGGACGGATCCCGGCCGGCCTCACCGGACCGCTCCGCAAGGGCATCGCCCGCTGTGTCGACGCCGCCTGGATGCTCTCGGGCAACGCCGACCTGGCGTACCCGGGCGCCGCCGACGGCCCGCTGCCGCTCGCCGCCCGGCTCGGCAAGCGCTACACCGACCGGCTCCTGAAGGTGGCGACCACCGACCGGACCGTGGCCACCGCCCTGTTCGACATGACGCATCTGCTGGCCCCGCCCCAGGTCGTGCTGCGGCCCCGGGTGCTGGCCTCGGTACTGCGCGGCCCCCGGACCGCCACACCCGCCTCCGCCTCGCCCCCGACCGCCCCGTCCCCCGGCCCGGCCGCGGGGGCCCGCCTCCCCGAGGAACGCCCATGA
- the ispG gene encoding flavodoxin-dependent (E)-4-hydroxy-3-methylbut-2-enyl-diphosphate synthase, translating into MTTSVALGMPAVPARLAPRRPSRQIQVGSVAVGGDAPVSVQSMTTTLTADVDATLQQIAELTASGCQIVRVACPSQDDAEALPAIARKSKIPVIADIHFQPKYVFAAIDAGCAAVRVNPGNIKRFDDKVKEIAKAAADAGIPIRIGVNAGSLDQRLLKKYGKATPEALVESALWECSLFEEHGFRDIKISVKHNDPVVMVDAYRQLAARCDYPLHLGVTEAGPAFQGTIKSAVAFGALLSEGIGDTIRVSLSAPPAEEVKVGIQILESLNLRQRRLEIVSCPSCGRAQVDVYSLADRVLAGLDGLEVPLRVAVMGCVVNGPGEAREADLGVASGNGKGQIFVKGEVVKTVPESKIVETLVEEALKIAERMRADGVPSGEPDVTVL; encoded by the coding sequence ATGACCACCTCCGTCGCGCTCGGCATGCCCGCCGTGCCCGCCCGGCTCGCCCCCCGCCGCCCGTCACGGCAGATCCAGGTCGGCTCCGTCGCGGTCGGCGGCGACGCCCCGGTCTCCGTGCAGTCCATGACCACCACCCTCACCGCCGACGTGGACGCCACCCTCCAGCAGATCGCCGAACTCACCGCCTCCGGCTGCCAGATCGTCCGGGTCGCCTGCCCCTCCCAGGACGACGCCGAGGCCCTCCCGGCGATCGCCCGCAAGTCGAAGATCCCGGTGATCGCCGACATCCACTTCCAGCCCAAGTACGTCTTCGCCGCGATCGACGCCGGCTGCGCCGCCGTCCGCGTCAACCCCGGCAACATCAAACGCTTCGACGACAAGGTCAAGGAGATCGCCAAGGCCGCCGCCGACGCGGGCATCCCCATCCGGATCGGCGTCAACGCCGGCTCCCTCGACCAGCGGCTGCTGAAGAAGTACGGCAAGGCCACCCCCGAGGCGCTGGTGGAATCCGCCCTGTGGGAGTGCTCGCTGTTCGAGGAGCACGGCTTCCGCGACATCAAGATCTCCGTCAAGCACAACGACCCCGTCGTCATGGTCGACGCCTACCGCCAGCTTGCCGCCCGGTGCGACTACCCCCTCCACCTCGGCGTCACCGAGGCCGGGCCCGCCTTCCAGGGCACCATCAAGTCCGCCGTCGCCTTCGGCGCGCTGCTCTCCGAGGGCATCGGCGACACCATCCGGGTCTCGCTGAGCGCGCCGCCCGCCGAGGAGGTCAAGGTCGGCATCCAGATCCTGGAATCCCTCAACCTCCGCCAGCGCCGCCTGGAAATCGTCTCCTGCCCCTCCTGCGGCCGCGCCCAGGTCGACGTCTACTCACTCGCCGACCGGGTCCTCGCCGGGCTCGACGGCCTGGAGGTCCCGTTGCGCGTCGCCGTCATGGGCTGTGTCGTCAACGGCCCCGGCGAGGCCCGCGAGGCCGACCTCGGCGTCGCCTCCGGCAACGGCAAGGGCCAGATCTTCGTCAAGGGCGAGGTCGTCAAGACCGTCCCCGAATCCAAGATCGTCGAGACCCTGGTCGAGGAGGCCCTGAAGATCGCCGAGCGGATGCGGGCCGACGGCGTCCCCTCGGGGGAACCGGACGTCACCGTCCTCTGA